Below is a genomic region from Streptantibioticus cattleyicolor NRRL 8057 = DSM 46488.
AACCCGAGCCGTACCTCCAGTCCACCCTGTACACCAAGGTCGTCCTGGCGCTGCTCACCGGCCGTGACGCCACCGAACTGCTGGACGTGCAGCGCTCCGAGCACCTGCGGCTGATGCGCGACCTGACCCGCCGCAAGAGCACCGGGGACCTGGCCGACCAACTCATCTGCGACCACGCCCTGTTCCACCTCGAAGCCGATCTGCGCTGGCTGGAGCTGACCGCCGCCCGCCTCGACCAACTCGCCACGGCGGTGCGCGGATGACCGCCGGCGAACCGCTCCTGCTCGCCTCCGGGCTGCGCAAGTCCTTCGGCCCCACCGTCGCCCTCGACGGCGCCGGCATCGCCATCGGCGCCGGTGAGGTGGTGGCCGTCATGGGGCCCTCCGGCTCCGGGAAGTCCACGCTGCTGCACTGCCTGGCCGGGATCGTGCGCCCGGACGCCGGTACCGTCCGCTACGCCGGCCGCGAGCTGTCCGCGCTGCCCGACCGCGAACGCAGCGCGCTGCGCCGCCGGGACTTCGGCTTCGTCTTCCAGTTCGGCCAGCTCGTCCCCGAGCTGACCTGCCTGGAGAACGTGGCGCTGCCGCTGCGGCTGACCGGCGTGCGCCGCAAGGAGGCCCGCGACCGCGCGCTCGCCTGGCTGGAGCGGCTGGAGGTCACCGAGGTGGCCGGCCAGCGCCCCGGCGAGGTCTCCGGCGGCCAGGGACAGCGCGTCGCCGTCGCCCGCGCCCTGGTCACCCGGGCCCGCGTGGTCTTCGCCGACGAACCCACCGGCGCCCTCGACTCGCTCAACGGGGAACGCGTCCTGCAACTGCTCACCGGGGCCGCCCGCGAGACCGGCGCCGCCGTCGTCCTCGTCACCCACGAGGCACGGGTGGCCGCCTACTGCGACCGCGAGGTGGTCGTACGGGACGGCCGCCCCCGCGACCTGGCGGCGGTGACATGACCGGCCCCGGCACCGCCCGCGGCGGCCCGGGGCGGCTCTCCGGCTGGGCCCGCGACCTGGGCCTGGGCATCCGGATCGCCGCCACCGGAGGACGCCAGGGACGGCTGCGCACCGCGCTGACCGCGATCGGCGTCGGCCTGGGCGTGGCGCTGCTGCTCGCCGCCGCCTCCATACCGTCCCTGCTCGACGGCCGGCAGCAGCGGGACGCCGCCCGCTCGCTCACCGCGCCGGACGGCGGCCACCGGCCCGTGCACCGCTCGGACCACTCCTTCGTCCACGCCACCGTCGACACCACCTTCCGCGGCGACGCCGTCGGCGGCACGCTGCTGCGCCCCGACGGCCCGCACGCCCCCGCGCCGCCGGGCGTGGCCACCTACCCCGGTCCCGGCCGGATGGTCGTCTCGCCCGCCCTCGCCGCCCTGCTGAAGTCCCCCGAGGGCGCGCTGCTGCGCGGCAGGCTGCCCTACCGCACGGTCGGCACCATCGCCCGGGACGGTCTGCTCGGCCCCGGCGAACTGCGCTACTACGCGGGCAGCGCCACGCTCACCACCGCCAACGGCGGCCATCGCGCCGACCACTTCGGACCGGGCACCGCCGGTGTCCCGCCCGAGCCGGTGAACCCGGTGCTCAGGCTCGTGGTCGCGGTCGCCTTCGTGGTGCTGCTGCTGCCGGTGGCGGTCTTCATCGCCACCGCCGCCCGCTTCGGCGGCGACCGGCGCGACCGGCGGCTGGCCGCGCTGCGGCTGGTCGGCGCCGACCGGGGCACCACCCACCGGATCGCGGCCGGCGAAGTGCTCTTCGGCGCGGTCGCCGGGCTGGTGGTGGGCGCGCTCCTGTTCCTGGCGGCCCGCCCGTTCGCCGGATCCGTCACCATCTGGAACGTCGACGTCTTCCCCGCCGACGTCACCCCGTCCCCGGGGCTCGCCGTGCTGGTGGCCCTCGCGGTGCCGGTGTGTGCCGTCGGGGTCACCCTGCTGGCGTTGCGCGGTGTGGTCATCGAGCCGCTGGGCGTCGTACGGGGCGGGGCGGCGCGGCGGCGGCGCCTGTGGTGGCGGGTCGCGCTGCCGCCGCTCGGGCTGGCGCTGCTGCTCCCCGCGATGACCGGCGGCGCGCTGGACGACCCGGTCCACGCCTACCAGGCCGCGGCCGGCGCCCTGCTGGTGCTGCTGGGGCTGGCCGCGTTGCTGCCCTGGCTGGTCGGGGCCGTGGTGGCGCGGCTGGGCCGGGGCCCGGTCTCCTGGCAGCTGGCCGTCCGCGGGCTCCAGGCCGACGGCGGCGCCGCCGCCCGTACGGTCGGCGGCATCACCGTCGCGGTGGCCGGCGCCATCGCGCTGCAGATGCTCTTCGGCGCGATCCAGGCCGACTTCACCCGGATGACCGGCAAGGACTCCGACCGCGCCCAGCTCACCGCGACCGCGACCGCCACCGGCCGCGACGACGCCCGGCGGATGGCCGACCGGTTCGCCGCCACCACGGGGGTGCGCCAGGTGGCCGCCACCCTGGAAGCCTGGGCCCGCCGCCCCGGCCCGCCGCGCGACGGGGAGACCTTCGCGCCGATCACCTCCTTCTCGGTCGGCGACTGCGCGACGCTGGTCCGGCTGGCCGCCGTCCGCTCCTGCCGCGACGGCGAGGTGTTCACCGTGCTCACCGGGGACGACCGGGAACAGGACGCCTACGTCCGCCGCACCGCCCGGCCCGGCGCCGACGTCCTGCTCGGCGGGGACGACGACGCGCGGGGCCGACGCTGGCGGCTGCCCGCCGGCACCCGTACCGTCGTCGCCCGCCCCGACCCGCACGGGGAGAAGCACTTCGGGATCTTCGCCACCCCGGGCGCCGTCCGCTCGGTGCCGCTGCCCGAGATGCGGGCGCAGGCCGTGATCGAGGTGGACCCGCGGCTGCCGGACGCCGCCGAGTACGTGCGCAACACGGCCGCGCGGATCAGCCCGATGATCCGGATCGGCACCGTGGAGGACACCGAACGCGACAAGCGGTACACCAGCGTGCGCCACGGGGTGTTCGCCGCCGCGACGGCCACCATGATGCTGATCGCGGCCGGTCTGCTCGTCGCCGTGCTGGAGCAACTGCGGGAACGCAAGCGGCAGTTGGCCGTCCTGGTCGCCTTCGGCATCCGCCGCGGCACGCTCGGCTGGTCGGTGCTGTGGCAGACCGCGGTGCCGGTGGTGCTCGGCCTCGCCCTGGCCACCGCGGGCGGGATGGGGCTGGGCGCCGTGCTGCTGCGGGTGGTCCGCGAGCCGGTGGCCGACTGGTGGGTCTTCGCGCCGATGAGCGGGGTGGGCGCGGTGGTCGTCGCGCTGGTCACGCTGGTGAGCCTGCCGGTGTTGTGGCGGGTGATGCGTCCGGACGGGCTGCGCACGGAGTGACCCCGGCCGGGACGTCCTTCCCTTCCGGCACGGTGCCCGGAGATGATGGCGGCGCAGGGCCCGACCGGCGGGCCCGCACCGGAGAACGGCAGGCGGGAGGCGGGAGTGACGCAGTCGCGGCAGGACACCGTGGTGCACACCTACGGTGACGACGCGCTCGGGGAGCACGACGCGGTGGGCCTGGCCCGGCTGATCCGCCGGCGGGAGATCTCCGCGGCCGAGGCACACCGGGCCGCGGCCGACCGGGTGCGCCGCGCCGCCGCCCGGCTGGACGCCGTCGAGGTGTACGCGGACGAGCACACCGCCACCGAGCGCGACGGTGTCTTCGCCGGGGTCCCCAGCCTCGTCAAGGACAACACCGACTACCAGGGGCTGCCCACCGGCCACGGCAGCGCCGCCTTCACCGCCCGCCCGGCCCGGCGCCACGCCCCGTTCACCCGGCAGTTCCTCAGCACCGGGGTGACGGTCCTGGGCAAGACCCGGTTGCCGGAGTTCGGCTTCAACGCCACCACCGAGTACGAGGACGCGCCGCCGGTGCGCAACCCGTGGCACACCGGTTTCTCCTCCGGCGGCTCCTCCGGCGGCAGCGCCGCGCTGGTGGCCTCCGGCGCCGTGCCGATCGCCCACGCCAACGACGGCGGCGGTTCCATCCGCATCCCGGCCGCCTGCTGCGGGCTGGTCGGGCTCAAGGCGACCCGGGGCCGGGTGATCCCCAACGCCGACGGCCGTACGCTGCCGATCAACCTCATCAGCGACGGGGTCCTCAGCCGTTCCGTGCGGGACACCGCCGCCTTCTTCGCCGCCGCCGAACGCTACTGGCGCAACCCGAAGCTGCCGCCGCTGGGCCTCGTCGAGGGCCCCGCCGAGCGGCGGATGCGGATCGGGCTCCTGCTCGAATCGCCCTCCGGCGTCCCCACCGACGCCGCCACCCGGGCCGCCGTCACCGACGCGGCGACCGCGCTGGAGAAGATGGGCCACACCGTGGAACTGGTGGCCATCGGGCTGGACGGCCGCTTCGCGCAGGACTTCATCACCTACTGGGGCATGCTGTCGTTCCTGGCCGGTGCCTTCGGCAAGCGGCTGGACCGGGGCTTCGACCGGCGCCGCATGGACGGCCTGAGCCAGGGGCTGCGCGCCCACTACCTGCGCAACCTGCGCGCCACCCCCGACGTGCTGCGCAGGCTGCGGCGCTCCCGGGACGCCTACGCCGCCGCCCACCGCGGCCTGGACGCCGTCCTCTCCCCGGTCCTCGCCCACACCACCCCGCCGCTGGGCAGGCTCAGCCCCGACGTCCCCTACGCGACCTTGATCGAACGCCTCAGCTCCTACGTCGCCTTCACCCCGCTGGACAACGTGGTGGGCACCCCGTCCATCTCCCTCCCGGCCCGCACCACGACCGCCGACGGCCTCCCCGTCGGCCTGATGTTCTCCGCCCGCCCCGGCGCCGAACGCACCCTGCTGGAGCTCGCCTTCGCCTGGGAGGCGGAGCACCCCTGGCCGCTGGTGCCGGCCCCGCGCTGAACGGTCCGGACGCCGGACGGCACGCCCGTCCGGCGTTCCTTGGCTTTCGCGTGGCTAGATTGCTAGCATGCTCGCGTGGGTGATGAGGACGTCAAGCAGTTCAACGTGTATCTGCCGATCGGGCTGATCAAACAGGTCAAGCACCGTGCCGTCGAAGCGGAGCTGTCGTTGTCGGCGCTGGTGGCCGAGGCGCTGCGCGCGTACCTCGACGACACCCGACCGCAACGGC
It encodes:
- a CDS encoding PadR family transcriptional regulator; translated protein: MSIGHTLLGLLESGPRHGYDLKRAFDEKFGHDRALPYGQVYATMSRLLKNGLVEVDGIEQGSGPDRKRYAITAAGVTDVEQWLAQPEKPEPYLQSTLYTKVVLALLTGRDATELLDVQRSEHLRLMRDLTRRKSTGDLADQLICDHALFHLEADLRWLELTAARLDQLATAVRG
- a CDS encoding ABC transporter ATP-binding protein is translated as MTAGEPLLLASGLRKSFGPTVALDGAGIAIGAGEVVAVMGPSGSGKSTLLHCLAGIVRPDAGTVRYAGRELSALPDRERSALRRRDFGFVFQFGQLVPELTCLENVALPLRLTGVRRKEARDRALAWLERLEVTEVAGQRPGEVSGGQGQRVAVARALVTRARVVFADEPTGALDSLNGERVLQLLTGAARETGAAVVLVTHEARVAAYCDREVVVRDGRPRDLAAVT
- a CDS encoding ABC transporter permease; the encoded protein is MTGPGTARGGPGRLSGWARDLGLGIRIAATGGRQGRLRTALTAIGVGLGVALLLAAASIPSLLDGRQQRDAARSLTAPDGGHRPVHRSDHSFVHATVDTTFRGDAVGGTLLRPDGPHAPAPPGVATYPGPGRMVVSPALAALLKSPEGALLRGRLPYRTVGTIARDGLLGPGELRYYAGSATLTTANGGHRADHFGPGTAGVPPEPVNPVLRLVVAVAFVVLLLPVAVFIATAARFGGDRRDRRLAALRLVGADRGTTHRIAAGEVLFGAVAGLVVGALLFLAARPFAGSVTIWNVDVFPADVTPSPGLAVLVALAVPVCAVGVTLLALRGVVIEPLGVVRGGAARRRRLWWRVALPPLGLALLLPAMTGGALDDPVHAYQAAAGALLVLLGLAALLPWLVGAVVARLGRGPVSWQLAVRGLQADGGAAARTVGGITVAVAGAIALQMLFGAIQADFTRMTGKDSDRAQLTATATATGRDDARRMADRFAATTGVRQVAATLEAWARRPGPPRDGETFAPITSFSVGDCATLVRLAAVRSCRDGEVFTVLTGDDREQDAYVRRTARPGADVLLGGDDDARGRRWRLPAGTRTVVARPDPHGEKHFGIFATPGAVRSVPLPEMRAQAVIEVDPRLPDAAEYVRNTAARISPMIRIGTVEDTERDKRYTSVRHGVFAAATATMMLIAAGLLVAVLEQLRERKRQLAVLVAFGIRRGTLGWSVLWQTAVPVVLGLALATAGGMGLGAVLLRVVREPVADWWVFAPMSGVGAVVVALVTLVSLPVLWRVMRPDGLRTE
- a CDS encoding amidase → MTQSRQDTVVHTYGDDALGEHDAVGLARLIRRREISAAEAHRAAADRVRRAAARLDAVEVYADEHTATERDGVFAGVPSLVKDNTDYQGLPTGHGSAAFTARPARRHAPFTRQFLSTGVTVLGKTRLPEFGFNATTEYEDAPPVRNPWHTGFSSGGSSGGSAALVASGAVPIAHANDGGGSIRIPAACCGLVGLKATRGRVIPNADGRTLPINLISDGVLSRSVRDTAAFFAAAERYWRNPKLPPLGLVEGPAERRMRIGLLLESPSGVPTDAATRAAVTDAATALEKMGHTVELVAIGLDGRFAQDFITYWGMLSFLAGAFGKRLDRGFDRRRMDGLSQGLRAHYLRNLRATPDVLRRLRRSRDAYAAAHRGLDAVLSPVLAHTTPPLGRLSPDVPYATLIERLSSYVAFTPLDNVVGTPSISLPARTTTADGLPVGLMFSARPGAERTLLELAFAWEAEHPWPLVPAPR